A genomic segment from Perognathus longimembris pacificus isolate PPM17 chromosome 15, ASM2315922v1, whole genome shotgun sequence encodes:
- the LOC125363955 gene encoding serine/arginine repetitive matrix protein 1-like, producing MSGRRRRPHPCLPPGADATSEAEAEAGGACHPGEGAAAWASGHGVWGTPAGSWDEAARVSVVPGTCASGRAGLRPGEKALQRAATPPRRHAPTPPRRHAATPPRRHAPTPPRPHAATPPRRHAPTPPRPHAATPPRPHAARPPRRHAPTPPRRQAATPPGRHAPTPPRRHAPTPPPSPRGRGQERPPERGVPAQGSGVPVAQLHAGCGSRSGRTDLERARGERDPPPTPRAASRRAAPRPLARAAPLRPLAAPPLWPSRGGVGAIALPGRGPRPRAASSSPGLVVPDLAERGRRVRHARRLREEARAPRRSRVTPRRSRVTPRRSRVTPRRSRVTPRRSRVTPRRSRVTPRRSRVTPRRSRVTPRRSRVTPRRSRVTPRRLRVTPRRSRVTPRRSRVTPRRSRVTPRRSRVTPRAARSARAPLGKQARRGGGPCTRPGGLRVGPSRGLFRVGEAGSAGPVLTSRREPRGAPLTLLVPEEREFSAPRCLLPGDPSRLPGRLSTPGWPPVHTWLTACPHLADCLSTPGWPPVHTWLTACPHLAGRLSTPGWPPVHTWLTACPHLAGRLSTPG from the exons ATGTCGGGGAGAAGACGCCGGCCGCACCCCTGCCTCCCGCCGGGGGCAGACGCGACCTCCgaggccgaggccgaggccgGGGGAGCCTGCCACCCCGGGGAAGGAGCCGCAGCGTGGGCTTCGGGGCATGGAGTGTGGGGGACCCCCGCGG GTTCCTGGGATGAAGCGGCTCGCGTCTCGGTGGTTCCCGGTACCTGCGCTTCGGGAAGAGCCGGCCTGAGGCCCGGGGAGAAGGCGCTGCAGCGGGCCGCCACGCCGCCACGCCGCCACGCCCCCACGCCCCCACGCCGCCACGCCGCCACGCCCCCACGCCGCCACGCCCCCACGCCGCCACGCCCCCACGCCGCCACGCCCCCGCGCCGCCACGCCCCCACGCCCCCGCGCCCCCACGCCGCCACGCCCCCACGCCCCCACGCCGCCAGGCCGCCACGCCGCCACGCCCCCACGCCCCCACGCCGCCAGGCCGCCACGCCGCCAGGCCGCCACGCCCCCACGCCGCCACGCCGCCACGCCCCCACGCCGCCGCCTTCTCCTCGGGGAAGAGGACAGGAGCGGCCTCCGGAGCGCGGCGTGCCCGCCCAGGGGTCGGGAGTGCCCGTCGCACAGCTCCACGCGGGCTGCGGCTCTCGTTCCGGGAGGACGGACCTGGAGAGAGCGAGGGGCgagcgggaccccccccccactccgcgGGCCGCGTCTCGCCGAGCCGCCCCACGCCCCCTGGCCCGCGCCGCACCCCTTCGCCCACTCGCCGCCCCGCCCCTCTGGCCGTCCCGGGGCGGGGTGGGTGCCATCGCGCTTCCTGgccgcggcccccggccccgtGCGGCCTCCTCCTCGCCGGGGCTCGTGGTGCCGGACC TCGCCGAACGCGGACGCCGTGTGCGGCACGCGCGGCGGCTCCGGGAGGAGGCCCGCGCCCCACGACGCAGCCGGGTGACCCCACGGCGCAGCCGGGTGACCCCACGACGCAGCCGGGTGACCCCACGGCGCAGCCGGGTGACCCCACGGCGCAGCCGGGTGACCCCACGGCGCAGCCGGGTGACCCCACGGCGCAGCCGGGTGACCCCACGACGCAGCCGGGTGACCCCACGGCGCAGCCGGGTGACCCCACGACGCAGCCGGGTGACCCCACGGCGCCTCCGGGTGACCCCACGGCGCAGCCGGGTGACCCCACGGCGCAGCCGGGTGACCCCACGGCGCAGCCGGGTGACCCCACGGCGCAGCCGGGTGACCCCACGCGCAGCACGGAGCGCCCGTGCCCCCCTCGGAAAGCAGGCGCGACGGGGCGGAGGCCCCTGCACGCGGCCCGGTGGGCTCCGGGTGGGGCCCTCGCGGGGGCTCTTCCGGGTGGGGGAGGCGGGCAGCGCAGGCCCCGTGCTGACCTCACGTCGGGAGCCCCGGGGAGCGC CACTGACGCTGCTGGTCCCTGAAGAGAGGGAGTTCTCCGCGCCGCGCTGCCTGCTGCCCGGTGACCCCAGCCGACTGCCTGGCCGCCTGTCCACACCTGGCTGGCCTCCCGTCCACACCTGGCTGACTGCCTGTCCACACCTGGCTGACTGCCTGTCCACACCTGGCTGGCCTCCCGTCCACACCTGGCTGACTGCCTGTCCACACCTGGCTGGCCGCCTGTCCACACCTGGCTGGCCGCCTGTCCACACCTGGCTGACTGCCTGTCCACACCTGGCTGGCCGCCTGTCCACACCTGGCTGA